The DNA sequence TGCCTTCCAAAAACGGATTCTCTACGGGCGTTTCGGTTTCCAGCTCGGCGATGAGGACGGCGATGTAGTCTTCGCTTTCGGTTTCGTCATGGAAGTCGAAGTCGTCGCTTGTCTCGATGTAGAGTTTGTAGGCTTTGTTCGGGTGCTCGGCTTTGAATTTTTGGATGATCGCAATTTCTTTGTCCAGGTTTCTCATGGTGCTTGCTCCCTTCGGAAATGGCTTTGGATCAAGTGTTTTCTATAGGTCTATCATAACATTCTCGACCTGCATCTGCACTTAATAACGCGGCGGTGGGTGACGGTTGCGGGCTCATATATTATGATGGAATAATCAATTTTAAGGAGGGATCAGCATGGAAATCGCAATTTTACAGCACGTGGATTTTGAAGGGCCGGCAGAAATCGAGAGTTGGTGCCGGCAGACCGGAACCGAATACAGGGTACACCGCCTATTTCTGGGGGAAGCTTTGCCGAACGCGGAGGAAACGGATTTCCTGGTGATATTGGGCGGTCCCATGAGCGTCTTGGATGACCTGCCTTGGCTGGAAGAGGAGCGCCGGCTTATCCGCGCACTCATCAGCCAGGGCAAGCCAGTCTTAGGTGTCTGTCTGGGTGGACAGCAAATCGCCAAAGCTTTGGGTGCCGATATTTTTCAGGGGGAATACCGGGAAGCGGGCTGGCTGCCGATCCGGATGATGGGCTCGGCAACAATCGGCGATCTGCCTGAGGAATTGGTCGTGTTCCATTGGCATGGGGAACAATTCGGCTTGCCGGAAGGAGCGGAGCGCCTGTTCGCAAGCGATGTCTGTCCGAACCAAGGCTTTGTCTATAAAGGTAATGTGATCGGTCTGCAGTTCCATTTCGAATCCACAAAGGAGAGCATCGAAAATATCCTCCAAAACGATGCGGCCTTCCTGGACGGCACCGCCTACACGCAGACGGCAGCAGAAATCCGGAATTATCCGATCCCCGCGAGCAACCGGGAGCTTCTTTATCGCTTGCTGGACGGGTTGAATGCTAGCGTTCCGGATTGGACAGCATAAATCAGGCGAAATCGATAGGCTGGGTGAATCGGAATTTCCGGTGAAAGTGTGTTTCGTCGGTTGTTCGTCATGCGCTTCCGTGCGAACAACCGACGAATCCCCTTTGTGTCTGCTGATGTGCAGTCGCTACTTTGCGAATAGTCAAGGACTCTCCTTTGTGTCGGCTGATATGCAGCCGTAGTTTTGCGAACAGCCGACAACCCATGTTTATAGGGGCTGTTCCACGCTTATGCACCTAATATCCGCAAAGCGCAAAAAGAGGCTGGGACAAAATCCCAGCCTCTTTCGGTTGTTAAAGCAAGTCATTCAATTCGCGGATATCGTCTATCAGTGCATCCGCCGATTCCAGTTCCCCGGGGAAGCCGAAACCATAACGGCAGCCCACTGTGCGGACGGGATGATGTTCGGCGACCTCGATGTCCTGGAACCGGTCGCCCACAACCAGGTAATCGCCAGGAAAAACAGCTCGGATCGATTCGAAGATTTCATATTTTGGGATGAATCCGAAATCTTCCGTGCAGTACATGCCGTCGAAGTAGCGGTCCAAGCCGAAGCTTTTCCGGTGAGCTTCCATGTAGGCCCGGCTGCAGTTGCTCAAAAAGACCAAGCGGTAGCCTTTCTCCTTCAATGCCTGCAGTGTTTCCAGGGCGCCCTCATAAAGGACTGCCTGCCCGGTTTTGGCTTTTTCCAGCAGAATCTGGCCGATCATTTTTGAGGCCTTCGATCGGACCTCTTCATCCAGGTCGGGCATGAAATTTTCCCACATTGCTTTGCTGCTGTAGCCCAGCCACTTCGTGATTTCTGCATCCGCCCAATCCCTTGGTGCGGCATAGCCGGCTTCAACGAGGTAAGCATAGGCTTGTTTGAAAGCGTGGATATAATTTCGGGTACTGTCATGGATGGTGCCGTCGTAGTCAAGGATGATGGTGCGTACACCTTTGAACATTAGTTTTTCCATAGATTTTTATAGATTTTTGAGCAGGTTGGCCATTTCGATAGCGGATACGGCACAGTCGTAACCTTTGTTGCCTGCTTTCGTGCCGGCACGTTCGATGGCTTGTTCGATCGTGTCGGTCGTCAGAACACCGAAGATGACCGGAACGCCTGTATTCATGGAAGCTGTCGCTACGCCTTTAGATACTTCCGAACAGACGTAATCGAAATGCGCCGTT is a window from the uncultured Trichococcus sp. genome containing:
- a CDS encoding type 1 glutamine amidotransferase; the protein is MEIAILQHVDFEGPAEIESWCRQTGTEYRVHRLFLGEALPNAEETDFLVILGGPMSVLDDLPWLEEERRLIRALISQGKPVLGVCLGGQQIAKALGADIFQGEYREAGWLPIRMMGSATIGDLPEELVVFHWHGEQFGLPEGAERLFASDVCPNQGFVYKGNVIGLQFHFESTKESIENILQNDAAFLDGTAYTQTAAEIRNYPIPASNRELLYRLLDGLNASVPDWTA
- a CDS encoding HAD family hydrolase; translation: MFKGVRTIILDYDGTIHDSTRNYIHAFKQAYAYLVEAGYAAPRDWADAEITKWLGYSSKAMWENFMPDLDEEVRSKASKMIGQILLEKAKTGQAVLYEGALETLQALKEKGYRLVFLSNCSRAYMEAHRKSFGLDRYFDGMYCTEDFGFIPKYEIFESIRAVFPGDYLVVGDRFQDIEVAEHHPVRTVGCRYGFGFPGELESADALIDDIRELNDLL